From the Leptolyngbya sp. O-77 genome, one window contains:
- a CDS encoding DUF2808 domain-containing protein, producing the protein MVSAMVSKSSILRMLSAVAVSGCVAAGLAPVVHAQGLPGLVIFSGVERENQLNYRLDFNGRPFQTDRYRLRISRQKMRSDVYEFTVTYPDTYQGTFDENRIELRVRGNSVPLNEVIWNRETREITIYPTEPVPAGSRVEIVLSNVRNPRNGGTFYFNALVRATGDVPLRRYIGTWIIGIGRE; encoded by the coding sequence ATGGTGTCAGCTATGGTGTCTAAGTCCTCAATTCTCCGAATGCTTTCGGCAGTGGCAGTGTCTGGATGTGTAGCAGCAGGACTGGCTCCTGTAGTTCATGCACAAGGACTGCCGGGCCTGGTGATTTTCAGCGGTGTAGAACGTGAAAATCAGCTGAACTATCGGTTGGACTTCAACGGCAGACCTTTTCAGACAGATCGATACCGCCTGCGGATTTCTCGCCAAAAGATGCGCTCAGACGTGTACGAGTTTACGGTGACCTATCCCGATACCTACCAGGGCACGTTCGACGAGAATCGGATTGAACTGCGGGTGAGAGGAAACTCGGTTCCGCTGAATGAAGTGATCTGGAATCGCGAAACTCGTGAAATTACGATTTACCCCACCGAGCCAGTTCCGGCGGGTTCCCGTGTAGAGATCGTTCTGTCAAACGTGCGGAATCCCCGGAACGGTGGCACCTTCTATTTCAATGCGCTGGTTCGGGCGACGGGTGACGTGCCCCTCCGTCGCTATATTGGCACCTGGATTATTGGAATTGGCCGCGAATAA
- a CDS encoding glutamyl-tRNA reductase, with the protein MNIAVVGLSHKTAPVEVREKLSIPTPQTEAAIAQLCSYPHVEEVAILSTCNRLEIYIVASETDNGIREVTQFLSEYGKVPLQHLRQHLFVLLHQDAVMHLMRVSSGLDSLVLGEGQILSQVKHTHKLGQQCNGIGRVLNHLFKKSVEAGKRVRSETSIGTGAVSISSAAVELAQIKVQNLAASRVAILGAGKMARLLVQHLLSKGAHRIAIVNRSLSGAEELAKQFPDAHLQLHTLDEMGAVIADSDIVFTSTAATEPLLNRAKLEVMMEPGQHLMLFDISVPRNVDSDVNDLPHVHVFNVDDLKAVVAQNQESRRQMALEAEALLDEEIEAFNNWMRSLETVSTIKCLQDKMESIRTQELEKALSRLGPEFADKHQGIIEALSKGIINKILHDPMVQLRAQQDIEARRRAMETLCTLFNLESEGQSSQQFS; encoded by the coding sequence ATGAACATTGCGGTGGTGGGCCTGAGTCATAAAACAGCCCCAGTAGAAGTTCGAGAAAAGCTGAGCATCCCCACGCCCCAAACCGAAGCGGCGATCGCCCAGCTTTGCAGCTATCCTCACGTCGAAGAGGTCGCCATCCTCAGCACTTGCAATCGGCTGGAAATCTACATCGTTGCCAGCGAAACCGACAACGGCATCCGCGAGGTCACTCAGTTTCTCTCGGAATACGGCAAGGTGCCGCTGCAACACCTGCGCCAGCACCTGTTTGTGCTGCTGCACCAAGACGCGGTGATGCACCTGATGCGCGTGTCGTCGGGGCTAGACAGCCTGGTGCTGGGCGAGGGGCAAATTTTGTCGCAGGTGAAGCACACCCACAAGCTAGGGCAGCAGTGCAATGGCATTGGGCGCGTGCTGAATCATCTATTTAAAAAGTCGGTGGAGGCGGGCAAGCGCGTCCGCAGCGAAACCAGCATTGGCACGGGCGCAGTATCCATTAGTTCTGCTGCGGTCGAACTGGCGCAGATCAAGGTGCAAAACTTGGCTGCCAGTCGAGTTGCAATCCTGGGCGCAGGCAAAATGGCGCGATTGCTTGTGCAACATCTGCTGTCGAAAGGGGCCCACCGAATTGCGATTGTGAACCGTTCGCTGTCGGGTGCGGAAGAATTAGCCAAGCAATTCCCCGATGCACACCTGCAACTGCACACGCTGGATGAAATGGGCGCAGTCATTGCCGACTCTGACATTGTGTTCACTAGCACAGCCGCAACGGAACCACTGTTGAATCGAGCCAAGCTAGAAGTCATGATGGAACCGGGTCAGCATTTGATGCTGTTCGATATTTCCGTGCCGCGCAACGTAGATTCGGATGTCAACGATTTGCCCCATGTCCATGTCTTTAATGTGGATGATCTGAAGGCGGTTGTGGCGCAGAACCAGGAAAGCCGTCGCCAGATGGCGCTGGAGGCTGAAGCACTCTTGGATGAAGAGATTGAAGCCTTTAACAACTGGATGCGATCGCTCGAAACTGTCTCCACAATTAAGTGTCTGCAAGACAAGATGGAGAGCATCCGCACCCAGGAGCTTGAGAAGGCACTGTCTCGCCTGGGCCCAGAGTTTGCCGACAAGCACCAGGGCATTATCGAAGCGCTGAGCAAAGGGATTATCAATAAAATCCTGCATGATCCGATGGTGCAACTGCGGGCGCAGCAAGACATCGAGGCGCGGCGACGGGCGATGGAAACCCTGTGTACGCTGTTTAACCTGGAGTCTGAAGGGCAGTCGAGCCAGCAATTTAGCTAA
- a CDS encoding peptidoglycan DD-metalloendopeptidase family protein, producing MVLGLSILGSTGILPSAVAIAQTADSADEVPSAQELLSPPPSPASPESASPARVPRLNRETPAPQSPVAQPAPLPQPVIERPAPERLPAPVQPRATGTSDASSESPVDAERQPAANQPSLNPQDYTNVYIDDTPQYDLGSTRSGQAPVVLSERSTGCQVVLQPGAGVPNSVCAPSAGASRVTTVQIDPETGKPIAGTEAIAPGSVPGTVATSAPTGGGRALSLSVASLQSFYNRTIRPLALRGNGNTSLMFPLSIPAAISSAFGWRVHPVTGDARFHYGTDLAAPTGTPVLAAFSGRVETADYLRGYGLTVVLNHNNGREQTLYAHMSELFVQAGQTVEQGEVIGRVGSTGLSTGPHLHFEFRELTPQGWVALDAGLVLQTALNNLFNGVQLALAAPATKVEKPESEFLVKGLQDFGKLAERATPQVETAAASNAPEDQAALPTVTVPKQAPGAE from the coding sequence GTGGTTTTAGGACTAAGCATTCTGGGCAGCACCGGAATCTTGCCAAGCGCAGTGGCGATCGCCCAAACGGCAGACAGTGCCGATGAGGTGCCCAGCGCCCAAGAGTTGCTCTCGCCGCCCCCGTCCCCGGCTTCACCAGAGTCCGCCTCACCTGCCCGCGTTCCCCGGCTGAATCGAGAAACGCCCGCGCCCCAGTCTCCGGTTGCCCAGCCTGCGCCGCTGCCCCAGCCCGTGATTGAGCGCCCCGCGCCAGAGCGTTTGCCAGCTCCGGTTCAGCCCCGCGCCACTGGCACAAGCGATGCTAGCAGCGAATCGCCTGTTGACGCTGAGCGCCAGCCTGCGGCGAATCAGCCCTCCCTCAACCCGCAGGATTACACCAACGTTTACATCGACGACACGCCGCAATACGACCTTGGTTCGACCCGCAGTGGACAAGCACCCGTTGTCCTCTCGGAACGGTCTACGGGCTGCCAGGTTGTGCTACAACCCGGCGCAGGCGTACCCAACAGCGTGTGCGCTCCCAGTGCGGGTGCAAGCAGAGTCACGACTGTCCAAATTGACCCAGAGACGGGCAAACCGATCGCAGGCACAGAGGCGATCGCCCCTGGCAGTGTCCCTGGAACTGTAGCGACCAGTGCCCCTACGGGCGGTGGTCGCGCCCTCAGCCTGTCGGTTGCCTCACTGCAATCCTTCTACAACCGCACGATTCGCCCCCTGGCGCTGCGCGGCAATGGCAACACCAGCCTGATGTTCCCATTGTCTATTCCCGCCGCCATTTCCTCGGCCTTTGGCTGGCGGGTGCATCCGGTCACGGGAGATGCTCGCTTCCACTATGGCACCGACCTGGCCGCCCCAACGGGAACTCCGGTGCTGGCTGCCTTTTCGGGTCGTGTGGAAACGGCTGACTATTTGCGCGGCTATGGTCTGACAGTTGTGCTGAATCACAACAACGGCCGTGAGCAGACGCTCTATGCCCATATGTCGGAACTCTTCGTCCAGGCGGGGCAAACGGTCGAGCAGGGTGAAGTGATTGGCCGGGTTGGCAGCACGGGCCTGTCCACTGGGCCGCACCTCCACTTTGAGTTTCGCGAACTGACCCCGCAGGGCTGGGTGGCGCTGGATGCGGGCCTGGTGCTGCAAACTGCGCTAAACAACTTGTTTAACGGCGTTCAGCTGGCTCTGGCGGCTCCGGCAACCAAGGTTGAAAAACCGGAGTCCGAATTTTTGGTAAAGGGACTCCAGGATTTTGGCAAGCTGGCCGAACGGGCCACGCCCCAGGTTGAGACCGCAGCGGCATCCAATGCACCTGAGGATCAGGCAGCGTTGCCGACTGTTACGGTTCCCAAGCAAGCGCCGGGAGCAGAATAG
- a CDS encoding metal ABC transporter ATP-binding protein has translation MTRLIIDHLTVNYRDTQALRNINLTLESGQLVGIFGPNGAGKSTLIKAALGLIPTVTGRVLWGDSSSDASGNRPLNHQLDRVAYVPQRSQIDWSFPATVWDVVMMGRTQKTGWFQRYSAVSRRIAAAALERVGMAAYGDRRIGSLSGGQQQRVFLARALAQEADLFCFDEPFVGVDQTTEAVLFRIFGELAADGKLVLVVNHDLGESLANFDQIVLLNRELIAAGPRSHVLTPENLRRAYGTSVQFFSQAA, from the coding sequence ATGACTCGCCTCATCATCGACCATCTCACCGTGAACTACCGCGACACCCAGGCCTTGCGGAATATCAACCTGACGCTGGAATCGGGGCAACTGGTGGGCATCTTTGGCCCCAACGGCGCGGGCAAAAGCACGCTGATCAAAGCTGCACTAGGGCTGATTCCGACGGTCACGGGGCGAGTGCTGTGGGGCGATTCGAGTAGCGATGCTTCTGGGAATCGCCCCCTTAACCACCAGCTTGATCGCGTCGCCTACGTACCGCAGCGATCGCAAATTGACTGGAGCTTTCCGGCAACAGTGTGGGACGTGGTGATGATGGGTCGCACCCAAAAAACGGGCTGGTTTCAGCGCTATTCTGCGGTTAGCCGCCGCATTGCTGCCGCTGCACTGGAGCGCGTGGGCATGGCGGCCTATGGCGATCGCCGGATTGGCTCTCTCTCTGGCGGGCAACAGCAGCGCGTATTTTTAGCACGAGCGCTAGCCCAAGAAGCCGACCTGTTTTGCTTCGATGAACCCTTTGTCGGCGTGGATCAAACGACGGAAGCAGTGCTGTTCCGCATCTTTGGCGAGCTTGCAGCCGACGGTAAGCTTGTCCTGGTGGTAAACCACGACCTAGGCGAGTCGCTTGCAAACTTTGACCAGATTGTGTTGCTCAACCGTGAACTGATCGCCGCCGGCCCGCGATCGCACGTCCTCACGCCCGAAAACCTGCGCCGCGCCTACGGAACCTCGGTTCAGTTCTTCTCGCAAGCCGCATAA
- a CDS encoding NAD(P)(+) transhydrogenase (Re/Si-specific) subunit beta → MNNTLDSLLLNGIQLAYLAAASLFIVGLKQLGSPATARRGNVLAAVGMLVAIAATLLDRGIIDYTLIAVGILIGSAVGVVMAQKVEMTAMPQMVGLLNGLGGGASTLVAIAEFWRLMGTGEALPLGSVLTIILSVFIGGITLTGSLVAFAKLQELLSGVPIIFPLQRFVSIGLIGLFLVGSVLLIAEPNDPTIFLVLVGISLILGVLFAIPIGGADMPVAISLLNSFSGLAASAAGFVLSNNMLIISGALVGASGIILTQIMCKAMNRSLPNVLFSAFSKAKEKAAGGAAGAIADKTVHSVDTEEAAMMLGYARSVVIVPGYGMAVAQAQHAVRELADQLERLGVDVKYAIHPVAGRMPGHMNVLLAEANVPYPQLYDMDAINPEFEHTDVALVIGANDVVNPAAAHDTESPIYGMPILEVEKANHTIVIKRGMNKGFAGVENELFYQDKTLMLFGGAKDVVMQLVAGVKEL, encoded by the coding sequence ATGAACAACACCCTCGATAGCCTATTGCTCAATGGCATCCAGCTTGCTTATTTAGCCGCAGCCTCACTGTTCATTGTGGGTTTGAAACAACTGGGATCGCCCGCCACAGCCCGACGGGGGAACGTGCTGGCGGCGGTGGGGATGCTAGTGGCGATCGCCGCCACGCTGCTAGATCGCGGCATTATCGACTACACGCTGATTGCGGTGGGCATCCTGATTGGCTCGGCCGTGGGCGTGGTGATGGCGCAGAAGGTAGAAATGACCGCCATGCCCCAAATGGTGGGCTTGCTCAACGGCCTGGGGGGCGGCGCATCGACCCTGGTGGCGATCGCAGAATTTTGGCGACTGATGGGCACAGGCGAGGCGCTGCCTTTGGGAAGCGTGCTGACGATTATCCTCAGCGTCTTTATCGGTGGCATCACGCTCACGGGCAGCTTGGTCGCCTTTGCCAAGCTGCAAGAGTTGCTGAGCGGCGTGCCGATTATCTTTCCGCTCCAGCGGTTTGTCAGCATTGGACTCATCGGTCTGTTTTTGGTGGGCAGCGTGCTGCTGATTGCAGAACCGAACGATCCCACCATCTTCCTAGTGCTGGTGGGCATTTCGCTGATTCTGGGCGTGCTGTTTGCAATTCCCATCGGCGGTGCAGACATGCCCGTGGCGATCTCGCTGTTGAACTCGTTTTCTGGGCTGGCCGCCAGCGCGGCTGGTTTTGTCTTGTCCAACAACATGCTGATCATCTCCGGCGCACTGGTGGGTGCGTCGGGGATCATCCTGACGCAGATTATGTGCAAAGCGATGAACCGATCGCTGCCCAACGTCCTCTTTAGCGCCTTTAGCAAGGCAAAGGAAAAAGCGGCGGGTGGTGCAGCAGGGGCGATCGCCGACAAGACGGTTCACTCGGTCGATACCGAAGAAGCGGCGATGATGCTGGGCTATGCGCGGTCGGTTGTCATCGTTCCTGGCTATGGCATGGCGGTGGCCCAGGCGCAGCACGCCGTTCGGGAACTGGCTGACCAGCTAGAGCGGCTGGGCGTAGACGTGAAATATGCCATTCACCCCGTTGCCGGACGGATGCCCGGTCACATGAACGTGCTGCTGGCAGAGGCCAATGTGCCTTATCCCCAGCTTTACGACATGGACGCGATCAACCCTGAATTCGAGCATACCGATGTGGCCCTGGTGATCGGCGCAAACGACGTGGTGAACCCTGCCGCTGCCCACGACACGGAAAGCCCAATTTACGGAATGCCGATTTTGGAAGTGGAAAAGGCAAACCACACCATCGTGATCAAACGCGGCATGAACAAAGGCTTTGCAGGTGTCGAAAACGAACTGTTTTATCAGGACAAAACGCTGATGCTGTTTGGCGGCGCAAAGGATGTCGTGATGCAGCTTGTTGCTGGCGTAAAGGAACTCTAG
- a CDS encoding NAD(P) transhydrogenase subunit alpha, whose amino-acid sequence MADSLIMGLVVFVLASFVGFEVINKVPPTLHTPLMSGSNAISGIAVVGALLVAGSGNGTVTTVLGVAAIALATVNVVGGFLVTDRMLQMFKKKEARRS is encoded by the coding sequence ATGGCAGACAGTCTAATTATGGGACTGGTGGTGTTTGTGTTGGCTTCGTTTGTCGGGTTTGAAGTGATTAATAAAGTGCCGCCGACGCTGCACACGCCGCTGATGTCGGGTTCCAACGCGATTTCTGGCATTGCGGTGGTGGGGGCGCTGCTGGTGGCCGGCAGCGGCAACGGAACGGTGACAACGGTGCTGGGGGTGGCGGCGATCGCCCTGGCCACCGTCAACGTGGTCGGCGGGTTTCTGGTGACCGATCGGATGCTGCAAATGTTCAAGAAAAAAGAGGCACGGCGCTCATGA
- a CDS encoding metal ABC transporter permease encodes MRSLPSNPNASPRPPDPFQMWDFLLDPLSYSFMQRSLLVAVIVGVICSVVGSYLIVQRLSLLGDAISHSLLPGLAIAFWLGINIYVGAFVAGVLSTVLIAWIHRRSPIKEDAAMGIVLSSFFALGITLITLIQKENKIDLNHFLFGNILSVTPGEVRDIALIAVLVLACVVLLYKELLFYSFDPLGAQAAGLPVNLLNLGLMLLIALTVVASMKAVGVVLVLALLITPGATAYLLVPRFHQVMGLGTLLGVVSSISGMYLSYYFNLPSGPAIVLVSSALFFLALLFSPSQGVFTQPRTRTGGESGLWREIKALWSGLKSR; translated from the coding sequence TTGCGATCCCTGCCGTCAAACCCCAACGCCTCACCCCGTCCACCTGACCCGTTTCAAATGTGGGATTTCCTGCTCGACCCGCTCAGCTATAGCTTTATGCAGCGATCGCTCTTGGTGGCGGTCATCGTCGGGGTCATTTGCTCGGTGGTGGGCAGCTATCTGATAGTGCAGCGACTGTCGCTGCTGGGCGATGCCATTAGCCACTCGCTGCTGCCCGGATTGGCGATCGCCTTTTGGCTGGGCATCAATATCTACGTAGGCGCGTTTGTGGCAGGGGTGCTGAGTACGGTGCTGATCGCCTGGATTCATCGGCGATCGCCCATCAAAGAAGACGCAGCGATGGGAATCGTCCTATCGTCCTTTTTTGCGCTTGGCATCACGCTGATTACGCTAATCCAAAAAGAAAACAAGATTGACTTAAACCATTTTCTATTTGGCAATATTCTCAGCGTTACGCCAGGAGAAGTCCGCGATATAGCCCTGATTGCCGTGCTGGTGCTGGCCTGCGTGGTGCTGCTTTACAAAGAGCTACTGTTCTACAGCTTTGACCCCCTGGGGGCGCAAGCAGCAGGACTGCCCGTGAACTTGCTGAACCTGGGGCTGATGCTACTGATCGCGCTGACGGTGGTGGCCAGCATGAAGGCCGTCGGCGTAGTGCTAGTGCTGGCGCTACTGATCACCCCAGGGGCGACGGCCTATCTCCTCGTACCGCGATTTCATCAGGTCATGGGGCTGGGCACTCTGCTGGGCGTGGTTTCCAGCATCAGCGGCATGTACCTCAGCTATTATTTCAACCTGCCTTCTGGCCCGGCGATCGTCTTGGTGTCCTCGGCTCTGTTTTTCCTCGCGCTGCTGTTTAGCCCCAGCCAGGGCGTGTTTACCCAACCGCGAACGAGGACAGGCGGCGAGTCGGGACTGTGGCGTGAGATAAAAGCACTGTGGAGTGGGCTAAAGTCTCGATAA
- a CDS encoding YiaA/YiaB family inner membrane protein: MTKAKDLMVSPTHSSAWVFQTWAAFIISLGATSLGICYLPVNGWVKAYFGMGLAFTVGSTISLSKTTRDIHEAQKLASRVDEARIERLLVEHHPLK; the protein is encoded by the coding sequence ATGACGAAGGCAAAGGATTTGATGGTTTCCCCCACGCACAGTTCTGCCTGGGTGTTTCAAACGTGGGCAGCATTTATCATCTCGCTGGGAGCGACGAGCCTGGGGATTTGCTACTTACCTGTCAATGGCTGGGTGAAGGCCTACTTTGGCATGGGGTTGGCCTTTACGGTCGGATCTACCATCAGCCTGTCGAAAACGACCCGCGATATTCACGAAGCGCAAAAACTGGCATCACGGGTCGATGAGGCACGGATAGAGCGGCTGCTGGTGGAGCATCATCCACTGAAATAG
- a CDS encoding metal ABC transporter solute-binding protein, Zn/Mn family gives MQNPGTQIFSWTLGRRGVAAVLGAIALGWMAGSCRTASVQTGDSEKPTVVATNTILADLTQQVGGEAIALVSILKPGDDPHVYEPVPIDTQRLEDADLILYNGYNLEPGLIRLAESVGVQGRRVAVGEVVPPLELAEKGSTVPDPHVWGDVQNAIQMVNAIRDELIRLSPEDAAIFTQNAADLVATLEPLDSWIMQQIQTIPPSQRQLVTTHDAFQYYARAYGLTVLGTLIGISTEEQPSAQTLQRLADAVKAANVPAIFAETAINPRLINTVAEEAGVPLADAKLYADSIGGPGSGAESYVAMMVANTRAIARNLGGTPGDWRK, from the coding sequence ATGCAAAACCCTGGGACGCAGATTTTTTCCTGGACACTGGGGCGGCGGGGAGTGGCTGCCGTTTTGGGGGCGATCGCCCTTGGCTGGATGGCAGGCAGTTGCCGCACCGCTTCAGTGCAAACAGGGGATTCTGAAAAACCAACCGTTGTGGCGACCAACACGATCCTGGCAGATTTGACGCAGCAGGTCGGCGGCGAGGCGATCGCCCTGGTCAGCATCCTCAAGCCCGGAGATGATCCCCATGTTTACGAACCCGTGCCCATCGACACGCAGCGGCTAGAAGACGCGGACTTGATTTTATACAACGGCTATAACCTGGAGCCGGGGCTGATCCGACTGGCAGAGTCGGTCGGCGTGCAGGGGCGCAGGGTCGCAGTGGGCGAAGTCGTGCCCCCGCTGGAGCTAGCGGAAAAAGGCAGCACCGTACCCGATCCGCATGTCTGGGGCGATGTTCAAAATGCCATCCAAATGGTGAACGCGATTCGAGATGAGCTAATTCGCCTGTCGCCGGAGGATGCAGCCATCTTTACCCAAAATGCCGCCGACCTGGTTGCCACGCTGGAACCGCTGGACAGCTGGATCATGCAGCAAATCCAGACCATTCCGCCTAGCCAGCGCCAGCTTGTAACGACGCACGATGCGTTTCAATACTACGCTAGAGCCTATGGGTTGACGGTGCTGGGCACGCTAATCGGCATTAGTACCGAAGAACAGCCCAGCGCCCAAACCCTGCAACGGCTGGCAGACGCAGTGAAAGCGGCGAATGTGCCCGCGATTTTTGCTGAAACTGCGATTAATCCCCGGCTGATTAATACCGTTGCAGAGGAAGCAGGCGTGCCCCTGGCAGACGCAAAACTCTATGCCGACTCCATCGGCGGGCCGGGTAGTGGTGCGGAGAGCTATGTGGCTATGATGGTGGCCAACACTAGGGCGATCGCCCGCAACTTGGGCGGCACTCCGGGCGACTGGCGCAAGTGA
- a CDS encoding Re/Si-specific NAD(P)(+) transhydrogenase subunit alpha, protein MKIAVAKEIEVGERRVALVPDVVGRLVKQGLEVWVEAGAGDLSHFSDAAYESAGAQVLNDGARLWGEADVVLKVSPPREREDGQSEIDRLRPGAVLISFLNPLGEPSRIQRLAERGVTAISMEMIPRTSRAQSMDALSSQAGVAGYQAALLGAAALPKFFPMLTTAAGTIPPAKVFVMGAGVAGLQAIATCRRLGAVVEAFDIRPAVKEEVQSLGAKFVEVNLEEDTVAEGGYAKEISEAAKARSRQVITEHVKQADVIITTAQVPGKAAPILLTEEMVAQMKPGSVVVDLAAEQGGNCTCTEPGKDVVKNGVTIMGPINLPSSLPIHASQMYAKNLTSLLQLMVKDGELLLNFEDDIIASACVAYGGEIRNERVKAALAAACEGVRG, encoded by the coding sequence ATGAAGATAGCAGTTGCAAAGGAAATTGAAGTTGGAGAACGTCGAGTTGCGCTTGTGCCCGATGTGGTTGGGAGACTGGTGAAACAGGGCTTGGAAGTGTGGGTCGAAGCGGGAGCAGGCGACCTATCTCATTTTTCTGATGCAGCCTATGAGTCTGCCGGAGCGCAGGTTTTGAACGATGGGGCGCGGCTGTGGGGCGAAGCAGACGTGGTGCTAAAGGTGAGTCCGCCGCGAGAGCGAGAAGATGGACAATCCGAAATTGACCGGCTGCGTCCTGGTGCAGTGCTGATTAGCTTTTTGAACCCGCTGGGGGAGCCGTCCCGAATTCAGCGGCTTGCTGAGCGAGGGGTCACAGCAATCAGCATGGAGATGATCCCCCGCACCAGCCGCGCCCAGAGTATGGATGCGCTGTCGTCCCAGGCGGGTGTGGCGGGTTATCAGGCGGCGCTGCTGGGTGCGGCAGCGCTACCCAAGTTTTTCCCGATGCTGACGACGGCGGCGGGGACGATTCCACCTGCAAAGGTGTTTGTGATGGGGGCGGGCGTGGCAGGCTTGCAGGCGATCGCCACCTGTCGCCGTCTGGGGGCGGTGGTGGAAGCCTTTGACATTCGCCCAGCGGTGAAGGAAGAAGTGCAAAGCCTGGGGGCGAAGTTCGTTGAGGTGAACCTGGAAGAGGATACCGTGGCTGAGGGCGGCTATGCCAAGGAGATTTCGGAGGCGGCCAAAGCGCGATCGCGCCAGGTCATCACCGAACACGTTAAACAAGCTGATGTGATTATCACCACGGCTCAAGTGCCGGGCAAAGCTGCGCCCATCCTGCTGACCGAGGAAATGGTCGCCCAGATGAAACCTGGCTCCGTAGTGGTTGATTTGGCGGCTGAGCAGGGCGGCAACTGCACCTGCACCGAACCGGGCAAAGACGTGGTGAAAAACGGCGTGACCATTATGGGCCCGATTAACCTGCCGTCGTCGTTGCCCATTCACGCCAGCCAGATGTATGCCAAAAACCTCACCTCGCTGTTGCAACTGATGGTGAAGGACGGTGAACTGCTGCTCAACTTTGAGGACGATATCATCGCCAGCGCCTGCGTTGCCTACGGGGGCGAGATTCGCAATGAGCGCGTGAAGGCAGCGCTGGCGGCGGCGTGTGAAGGCGTAAGGGGATGA
- a CDS encoding biotin--[acetyl-CoA-carboxylase] ligase produces MPFSLDRFCNALPAIAHANVSSPPDLAGLSVQVYEVLDSTNRAAWAHLAQHPADEVVVIAEQQQAGRGQWGRQWQSPPGGLYLSWGFRPSLRAEHAPQITLWSAWGVAIALRQAGVPVQLKWLNDLVVSGRKLGGVLTETRVQQGHISQAVVGVGLNWANPVPEPGINLNTLRDQGYALKIASLEDLGAIALQGLRLGYASWQRRGIEALRREYETLLSNRGQTITLVGDAETPGETVEIVGVGLDGQLCVQANHASGLSERLLPPGSIQLGYPAGTCSED; encoded by the coding sequence ATGCCCTTTAGCCTTGATCGGTTTTGTAACGCGCTTCCGGCGATCGCCCATGCCAACGTTTCCAGTCCCCCAGATCTGGCGGGGCTAAGCGTTCAGGTCTACGAGGTGCTGGATTCCACCAACCGGGCCGCCTGGGCGCATTTGGCGCAGCATCCCGCAGATGAGGTCGTGGTCATCGCCGAACAGCAGCAGGCAGGGCGGGGGCAGTGGGGGCGGCAGTGGCAGTCACCTCCGGGTGGCTTGTATCTGTCCTGGGGCTTTCGTCCGTCGCTGCGAGCAGAACACGCGCCCCAGATTACCCTGTGGAGCGCTTGGGGTGTGGCGATCGCCCTGCGTCAGGCGGGTGTACCCGTGCAGCTTAAGTGGCTGAATGACTTGGTGGTGTCGGGTCGCAAGCTAGGGGGCGTGCTGACGGAAACGCGAGTGCAGCAGGGGCACATCAGTCAGGCTGTGGTGGGCGTGGGGCTGAATTGGGCGAATCCTGTACCGGAACCGGGTATTAATCTGAACACGCTACGAGATCAGGGATATGCCCTGAAAATTGCGTCCCTAGAAGACCTGGGGGCGATCGCCCTGCAAGGGCTGCGGTTAGGATACGCATCCTGGCAGCGGCGTGGCATCGAGGCACTGCGAAGAGAATACGAGACGCTGCTGAGCAACCGCGGGCAGACAATTACCCTGGTGGGGGATGCTGAAACCCCTGGTGAAACTGTAGAAATCGTAGGGGTCGGCTTAGACGGGCAACTGTGCGTCCAGGCGAACCATGCCTCTGGGCTTTCAGAGCGTCTGTTGCCCCCTGGCAGCATCCAGTTGGGCTATCCAGCGGGAACTTGTTCTGAAGACTGA